The Candidatus Latescibacter sp. sequence AATAGACGAGGGCTACAAAAGGATAATTTTGACATAAGTTGTTATAAATAAATAAATTAAATGAATATTTAGCTTGACATGGCGGTTTAGATTTATTATATTTATGGTATTGTTATGAAAGGAGATAAAGCCGCCATGCAACATATTGTAGATCCACGACAAACGAGTTCGATTGACCCTTATACGGGGGTATTTTCGAAGTTGCCTTACCGCCGCATAGTCAACGGCTGGCAGGGAGTATTCCGGAATGTTATATTCGCGGAACACCTGGTGGTTTTCCGGTTCGGGATATTTCAGTCCGTACATCATGGCAAAAGCCAGAGGTATGGCTGCAAGCGGCAGGAGAAAGGGGTACTGCCAGCCGAACATGGCCAGTCCTCCGCCGATGATCGGAAAACTCATGGTGCCCGCATTGAGGACGCCGATATTATAGCTCATGGCGATGGTTCG is a genomic window containing:
- a CDS encoding MFS transporter, yielding MLLYGIAGGACAFTHDFNLLLALRFLQGLGATAAGTLSVAIIGDIYSGKRRTIAMSYNIGVLNAGTMSFPIIGGGLAMFGWQYPFLLPLAAIPLAFAMMYGLKYPEPENHQVFREYNIPEYSLPAVDYAAVRQLRKYPRIRVNRTRLSWIYNMLHGGFISFHNNTINIINLNRHVKLNIHLIYLFITTYVKIILL